Part of the Xenopus tropicalis strain Nigerian chromosome 3, UCB_Xtro_10.0, whole genome shotgun sequence genome, agcagctacttgtcacagctactaaaatagaaaatgctgatcacttactgataactgtttctacgtgtgttttattaaaggcaaatctcagtattgtctatggctgggtattttctggcatttagtatccgtgacaagtagctgctacgaagtagctccatgtgtcttcacgcTTAATATATAAGGGGGCATTTGTCTAATCTGTTTCCAAAGAGGCTAGTGCTTTGCACCAAAATACCATTTACTTAAACTTTTGTAAAGTGCAAAGTACATGGTGCACAATGCAGGTAGCTTCAAAATTGCTGTCTTTGTGTTATTTCCAGGGTCCCCTTTGTGTGTTACAGCTTACTTGCACCTAAAAAAATACCACTCtaatgcaattttattttcaataggtagtagaaattaaaataaattacagaACGTATTGTAAAGCAGTTTTTGGATTGCAAAGCTGTTTAGGGAACCCTgacttaaagagaaaatatacctcCCTTTTTGACATGATCTCCTTCAGTTGGGTTTATGGAGAAAAAGAGCATAACCATCTAaacttccagatataaatgtTTGTTTGCCCACATTCccaattccacagattgaaagacaCTTTGAGCTGTATCCCAAGATCCTAATGCTAACAGTGTAATGCAGCCCTGTCTCTCACTTTGTTCCATTGAAAAGTGATtaattctggtacaggtatggggtcccttatctggaaaccctttatcaagaaagctccgaattacggaaagccagtctcccatagactccattttaatcaaataattcagaaatttaaaactgatttcccttttctttgtagtaataaaacagtaccttgtaattgaccccaactaagatataaataatccttattggatgcaaaacaatcctattgggtttaattaatgttttattgattctttagtagacttaaggtatggagatgcaaattacggaaagaccccttatccggaatactctttcTCTGGCAAACACACTGACTTTATGGttttctttcaatctgtggaaccTGGTATGtccaagtaaaaataaaatgtatttaaatctgGAAGTACATATAGTGCTCATGTACCTTTTCTTTGTAAGCCCACCTAAATGAGATCATGTCAGATGTAAGTATGGGGGGTATTTTTTACCTTAAAGAGAAATTTTAAGATTGTAATGAGTAACCTAATGTTTTCTTGGCAACATTTTGTTAAAAAGGTCAAGATTTGGAGGagctgcatatatatatgtatatgtgtatatatgtgtgtgtgtgtgtatatatatatatatatataatgtatgtatgtatatatatatatatatatatatatatatatatatatatatatatatatatatatatatatataatgtatgtatatatatatatatatgtatatagtctcgtagaaagcactccagggacatataaaaaacaaaaaaatttatttaaacacaaatgtctacgcgtttcgatccatacgggatcgtcatcaggacgtcACCAGTGAGCATAAGTATGGGAAAAAATCCATCCATTTTatctcacatacatacatatacatatatatatatatatatatgtgtgtatgtatatatatatatatatatatatatatatatatatatatatatatatatgtgtatatatatatatatatatatatatatatatgtgtatgtgagaTAAAATGGATGGATTTTTTCCCATACTTATGCTCACTGGTGCTGTCTCCCCCTGTTGTTGCACGCATTGTGCCTACAGGCACTGTGTGAGAAGCGCACTGGAGGCAGAGGATACCAGATCAAAGGCTATAGCAGAGATAGGTAGTGGCATGTGGTGGAAAATTGTTGTATGAATATGTATCAGTGTCCGGTGTGATGGCAACGTAAGCCATGGAAAGTGATGTTTATATAACATTAGACTCTAGAGTTGCAAGAACAGACATGCGAGTTGCTCAATGGCAAGAAAAGTCTGAAAAATGCGAGTTGTTAGAACACTGCAGACCAGCACAGTTAGACATCTGTTTGTGATCATCATGTAAGCCAAACTGTCattaaaatagggggggggggaaatctaGAAACACTAAAGTATGAACTGTAAGGAGATGTAACTGGGCATTTGTTAATCCCATCCCTGTGATTCTAATAGAATTGTTCATCACCAACTCCTTCCTAAATATAAGTGGTTACCATATGTGGTGGTGTCTCCTATATGGGGGATTGAGCAGTGGCTTGAAGAACCCTACCTATAGACCAGTGAAGGTGCTGGTATGCTTTGTCAGCACCATAGATTTTACAGTCTGCAGTAATTAAGCCAAATGCTTGAGACTGCGAGTGATGTAATTTAGTGTTGGTGAAAGGGATGGtgtttttgggagatttgttgcctgcggcaGCACATTTTtactgcaggtgacaaatcttcccatgtgcccATTGCCCTAAAGGGCTAAAGAGGAGCTGTCCACAGAATCTAATACAGGTGGcatatattaaaacaaatatttttgttttatcttGAGTTACCATTCTGTGATGTTCTGCGTGCTTGTTTACTGAACACCTGACAAGAACAAgttaaaaataattctaatagTAACAAGAACTGTGGGAGTAAAGACCCTCCTACACGCTTTCATTGAAGTATGTTATGCATGTTAGTGGGAGAAACTTTAGTGTTtaatatacccccaaacaatgtaggtctttataaaactatattgcataaaccagctcatatgtaaagccctgcttcttctaaataaaccatctccataaaaatatacttttttaatagtacgtcccattgggtaatcctaatagaaaattgccattttaagaattaagggctgcctcctgggatcataggattcacaatgcacacaaacaagccaagacacagataaatgctaggccccatcagccaattaatggacagagatctgtcttttgcttccacccTTGTTACAGTTTTTGCAGATATAGATATTCCAGTTTGACAAGATTAtttcatgttaagtgacctattaaagaaactTTGTTGGTTACATCTGcagtctgggggtatagtttccctttaaatactgaATGTTTTTTCAATATAATTTCATAACTTCACTGTAGTTTCCCTTTAGTTTCTAGGTCATTTTTCTCCCCACACTGTAGTAATACATCCTTTCTATGACTTTAGCCTTTATAATATATCTGCTGTTCCCGTTGTATAGCTGTGTTATGAGGTCTGATGGACTTATACACAGCTAGACTTACAATGGTGACTGACTGAATGTAAAGAGTTGTACCATATGGGGATGGCAGGATCTACGTGCAGTGGTGTTCTGCATGGTCCTTGTAATAGACTGTATTGCAGGAGTGGAACATTGGATGGCCTTTGGATCTGGAGGGGAAACCCTTGATGTACACATTTCTTGTGGCTAACAGAGCACCAAACGTACAAATTGTAggagaaatgtaaaatattgtttAGAAATATGTTTATAGGAGTATAAAGTTGGAAACTTTTAGTGAAGGAAGCTGCAATATGTGACCAGGTAGTCCCAATAAAAATTGCTGACGTGTTTCTATTAACATAacatactgacacgaaaaaacgacttttcaaattataaatctacataaaaagttacctataggtcatgttgatctttttcactgttagggctggttttgtatgtaattgttgcttgaagttcctaaacctgactgttttgccaacctgactgtcccttctcagcctgtcagttgcagcttctaatgctaatggccttctgctgcacaaatatggccgccccctcatagaagaacatgggggatcagataaggaaaagcctcagcaaatacttttatggcaaaattataaagctcatgcaaagacaatgttttgatagatgtaaaaaaaagttttcatttctggtgtcagtatctcttaatGTTCATTCTGCTTTCTGGAGTGTTTCACATGATTGGATAGGAAGAATTATCAGCAAtggcttttttttcttgccttaaCCCCTTTCATTTTCTTGATCCCCACTTCCAGCTGCAGTAGCTGCTCGCTGTTATTCTCACGCCAAACATGAATCAGACGAGGAGTTTGATGCTCGCTGGGTGACATACTTCAACAAGCCAGATATTGATGCCTGGGAACTGAGAAAAGGTGAGATTTATCTCAACTTAACTGTGAGGATATTGTGAAAAATGCTTTGATTGTTTATTCCAGGGTTGATCATGCCCACACTATGCCTTGTGCTACATTTTTAACTTGCCTATTAATGCTTTATCTGCTTTTTAGGTAATTTTTTGTGGCTTTGACCATTGACCATGGGAAAATGCATTTTATGGTGGTTTACAGTCCATTTTAGTCTGCTATAATCCCCATTTATGGCCTTTTTAGTCACTCTAAAATTTGTATTCTGTCTCTTGCTTTCTAAATGCTTAAATTCCATTTAGCGGCTCATCTGGTATTCATCTTTCAGACTGAGTGCAGACATACTTAGATTAATTATTTTGATAATTTTGTGGCATCAGTTTCTCCAGAAGCAAATGTAgtcaaataaaacacaaattgTCTTAGCTGCTACATTTACCCTTGCAGCTAAGGAAtggaaaaatacagtttttaccATACTGTTTGTGTGTCATCGAGGTATAGATTAGGGAAGAGGCAAGTAAGGACAATGAAAGCCTTATACActattcccccccaccccataaaTTGTTGttaccttgtcctttaagtaatatAACTAACATTTAGGAAACTTTCACACTATTTTCTTATATATCTGTGCGTTATTCAATAGTTTTCTTCCTGTGTCAGTTCCGTGCTCACTTCCTGTATATCCCTACAAGCTGAATATGACTACTCAACAGGGATAAATTTTACCTTCACTGCAGTGACACCAAACAGACTGACATTTTTAGCTCAATTTCTGCACCGATGCTCGTTGCACAAAAGGAAATTTTGGTCTGTTTCTTTTGTTAATATGTATTGTATTGGTCTGTTAACTTTAAATCTATTGTTGGTGATGAGTTACATTAGAGGCCTTTGTCATTTTCTGTAACTATTCCACAGCTTCCACCTTGCTACAAACATCAACACTGCTTAATACTGTAAGAATTTTGCTTAATACTGTAAAGAATTTTGTAAAATAATGGACCATTAGGACCTGACTAAAAATATTCAAACTTGCAATCGATGGAATTTGTTGTAAGGTGGTTTAGCACCTGAAATCTAAGAAGGGGACCCTTGTCAATTGGTTAGAACTTGTCCCAGTAAGAGATGATGATATGAGGGGCCACTTTTTATTTAGTTCACTGGTTTTCAAGCATGCCCTTAGGTTTCTCCTGGTATGTCTTTCTGCATATTCACCTGGTAGCAAACATGGATCAGTAAGTTTTTATAtgtgatgttttttttatttttcctctaGAATCTATTATCTAGACGATTGTCTGTATAACCGTTTGATGcaaattagcaattttttttgtccttaTTAAAATGAttgttaaagggtaagttcactaTCAAATTTACTTTacccatgcatttttttttacataatttacaAGGTACTCTAAGAAACTTAAGAATAACTTCTATATGCCCTTTTCTTCAGCTTCAATCTTTGAAATGCTGTTTGGATGCTACAATCAAAGTAGCAACCCAAAAGAAGATTGAGTCTCAGATTTTAATTTATTGTTAAGTTGGTTGGGTGAACACtcaagggacagtataccccctttttggCATGAGCTTGTTCAGGTGATGTATGTTTTATGTAGAAAAGGGCCATCAATGCATCTTTTCTATCACTATTGCTAtcagtaataaatataaatatctctTTCTACACACATACCGAATTCCACAGATTTATCTCCGTTCACAGATATTAGTTCCCCATTCTCCTTAAGCCTCACAAATAAAATGCAGCCTCACCCATACTATGCTTTATTATAAAGTGAAGTCCCTCTACTATTGGGAGCTAGTGGCAGAGATTCTCTGCAAAGCAAaggaacttcaagtcccagaatccatcacttcacaatggaacaaggtgggGGTGCGGTTGCATGACATTTCCTTGTACATGTATCATGGTTTTTGTTTCAGTCTGTGGTATAAGATATGTttttgtaggaaaaaaaaatacatttaaatttctGTTTGGAAATTCAGTGttctttttttacataagcccagctgaattcatgtcaaaaaagggaaAATCTTTTTCCTTCAGAAATTAAGCTTAATACTGAAAATCACAGCGACTTTTCAGCCATAGATTACAATAGGAGTTCCTGCGACTAATCGCTCACAGATTAGTcactacaactttttttaaaactcaACCAACTCAACTCAAACGCAACCAATCGCCCCGTGTGACTTTGGCCTAAGAGTTTCTTTTTGTAATCGGGAGCACCATGAAACCCATTTAAATAGTATTGTTTTCTATCACCTTTGTACCTGGTGCTAGTTAGGCTAACATAAATCAAAGAATACTCTTTTCAGAGAATGATAATTAGTCAAAACAATCATTGATTCTTTAAATAGTACACAAGGGGAGGGAGATTGCATTTCCAAAatttcgaagctttctggataacggtaaTTGTAATACCTtacaatatttaaatacattacaAAACAGTTATGTTTTGACTTGCTTTTAGCAATAGTGTAAAGTTGAATAAATGAATTGTCTGTCTTCTCTTCAGGCATGAACACTCTCATCGGTTATGATCTGGTTCCAGAACCAAAAATCATTGATGCTGCTTTAAGGGCGTGCCGTAGGTTAAATGACTTTGCTAGTGCTGTTCGTATTCTAGAAGCAGTGAAGGTAAGgcattttctgttatttctatgaAACTTATGTTGGTTACAGTCTTTTATAGATGTCTATAAAGTGCATTCCTTGTTACACACTTAATAATTTAATTGCCTATATAGGTGATTAACAGTATGTTAGTACTAGTACTAATATTAGTAGTAGTGTAGCGGAATATATTGTGGTCTGTTAGTGTAATGGCACACAGTGTCCAGCATGGGCAAAAAACATCCAAAACCAGTGGTTACatgatttaattatttttactgaCCGCTATTGACATTGGTGCCAGcagaaagatttattttttttgaagtTTTGTTGCCCAAACAAAATGTGCGATGTATTGTTACCCTTAAATTGCTATAGGGTGTAACTTCTGGTGTACACCCCAGCATATTCTGTAATATGGCT contains:
- the cox5a gene encoding cytochrome c oxidase subunit 5A, mitochondrial, with the translated sequence MLGAALLRRCVSSGLRSLPRCRVQPVSAGSPAAVAARCYSHAKHESDEEFDARWVTYFNKPDIDAWELRKGMNTLIGYDLVPEPKIIDAALRACRRLNDFASAVRILEAVKDKAGPHKEIYPYVIQELRPTLDELGISTPEELGLDKA